One window of Rhodospirillaceae bacterium genomic DNA carries:
- a CDS encoding alpha-hydroxy-acid oxidizing protein, with amino-acid sequence MHMLSSVAKPGLEKVAGCVDYPKLFQLYVRGDATWVDEVIARAVDNGFAAICLTVDRAYYGRRDRNLSKSFRPTARVGAAEEVFQARFNWSDVERIRSNIDVPLILKGIATTDDALMALDYGVDGIYISNHGGRQLDHGKGSVELLPRIVDAVKGRATIMVDGSIMRGTDVVKAIALGADAVGVGRLQGLSGAAGGHAGIVRMLEILEVEIHNCLGLLGVTSFSELSRDYIEPASPLGRRGIDSVFPLLSEGY; translated from the coding sequence CATGCATATGCTGAGTTCGGTCGCCAAGCCGGGACTGGAAAAAGTAGCAGGGTGCGTTGATTACCCTAAATTATTTCAGCTTTATGTGCGGGGCGATGCAACGTGGGTGGACGAAGTCATCGCGCGTGCCGTGGATAACGGGTTTGCCGCCATTTGCTTAACAGTTGATCGTGCGTACTACGGACGACGGGACCGAAATTTGTCCAAATCTTTTAGGCCGACCGCACGAGTAGGCGCCGCCGAAGAAGTATTTCAAGCGCGTTTTAACTGGTCCGATGTGGAACGAATTCGCAGCAACATTGATGTGCCCTTGATCCTAAAGGGGATCGCAACGACGGATGACGCCTTGATGGCGTTGGATTATGGAGTCGATGGGATTTACATCTCGAATCACGGCGGTCGCCAATTGGATCATGGCAAGGGCTCGGTCGAGCTGCTCCCGCGGATTGTTGATGCGGTTAAAGGCCGCGCGACGATCATGGTCGATGGCAGCATCATGCGTGGAACCGATGTGGTTAAGGCGATTGCGTTGGGTGCGGATGCGGTTGGAGTTGGCCGCTTGCAGGGCTTATCTGGTGCCGCCGGGGGGCATGCTGGGATCGTACGCATGCTGGAAATTTTGGAAGTTGAAATCCATAATTGCCTGGGGCTCTTGGGCGTAACGTCATTTTCCGAACTGAGCCGGGACTACATAGAGCCTGCGTCGCCCTTGGGCCGGCGGGGCATCGATAGCGTCTTCCCCCTTCTCAGTGAGGGATATTGA
- a CDS encoding tripartite tricarboxylate transporter TctB family protein — translation MTNDEGRDQKYTLRGNIEAYVLIGMMVLAAVFYLLIPYQIEKPKMLFGRAFMDMKPTLFPALAAIGMFVLSGVALVQSLRAPLKDPFKGLDRQIAVQLTIIIVILYGFAITFEPFGYWLSGILVSLTLSLFLGNRNIWTLLILSVGVPSFIYFVFTKLLLVSLPEGIIF, via the coding sequence ATGACGAACGATGAAGGTAGGGATCAAAAATACACACTGCGTGGGAACATTGAGGCCTATGTTCTCATTGGCATGATGGTCCTGGCAGCGGTGTTCTATTTGCTTATTCCATACCAAATTGAAAAGCCGAAGATGTTGTTTGGCCGGGCTTTCATGGATATGAAGCCAACCTTGTTTCCGGCCCTAGCAGCGATTGGGATGTTTGTATTGAGTGGGGTTGCTTTAGTGCAAAGTCTCCGCGCCCCCCTGAAAGACCCGTTCAAAGGGCTGGACCGCCAGATCGCCGTCCAACTGACGATCATCATCGTTATTCTGTACGGTTTCGCGATTACTTTTGAGCCGTTTGGCTATTGGCTTTCTGGCATATTGGTGTCTCTGACGTTATCGCTCTTCTTGGGCAATCGTAATATTTGGACGCTGCTGATCCTGAGCGTCGGCGTGCCGTCCTTCATTTATTTCGTATTTACGAAGCTGCTTCTGGTGTCGTTGCCAGAAGGCATCATTTTCTAA
- a CDS encoding C4-dicarboxylate ABC transporter permease translates to MYESLIEGFFLLARWDTFGVISLGLFLGMFVGALPGFTTVMAMALILPISFFLHPLVGIPFLIGVYKGGIYGGSIPAILISVPGTGAAIATTMDGPQLAQKGKGRKALEMALYASVFGDLVSDIITLFMITPIAMIALLVGPPELSVIILIALVIIAAASTGALIKGLAMAFFGIMLSMVGQDPLGFMTRFTFGSMELKSGIPLLPMMIGVFAIPEILAVLERLAVSNKTNKDPVDLSTAGERLHFHEFKRCFRSICRSTAIGTVIGALPGAGQSVAAFAGYAAAKKKSTHPETFGKGELEGVAAAEAANNAVNGPTLVPLLTLGIPGDKVTAILLGAFVAHGLRPGPQLLSEHGPLVFALLLAMIIANVMFLVIGYVSIPIFARIVTLKRFYLVPIIVLTAFAGSYVFRSDPVDLQFLVYFGVFGYFARKLDFDVVPMVMAFILAPILEYTIGQTVNMADGNLIVYLFTERLSAGVLYLMLFATLGYFGYKHYKSQSTKRQDAVLVGEDIS, encoded by the coding sequence ATGTATGAGAGTTTAATTGAGGGGTTCTTTCTGTTAGCCCGTTGGGACACCTTCGGCGTGATCAGCTTAGGCCTGTTTTTAGGAATGTTTGTCGGTGCATTGCCGGGCTTCACAACGGTTATGGCGATGGCGCTTATCTTGCCAATCTCGTTCTTTCTTCATCCGTTGGTCGGAATTCCTTTTCTGATCGGGGTTTATAAGGGCGGTATTTATGGTGGCAGCATTCCCGCCATCTTAATTTCGGTACCAGGGACAGGGGCTGCAATTGCGACGACCATGGATGGGCCACAGTTGGCCCAAAAAGGGAAGGGGCGGAAAGCCCTTGAAATGGCATTATATGCATCTGTTTTCGGTGATCTGGTTAGCGATATTATTACGCTATTCATGATAACGCCGATTGCAATGATCGCACTGTTGGTTGGTCCACCGGAATTGTCCGTCATTATTTTGATCGCCTTGGTCATTATCGCAGCAGCAAGTACGGGCGCGCTGATCAAAGGGCTGGCCATGGCGTTCTTTGGAATCATGCTGTCGATGGTCGGCCAAGACCCGCTTGGGTTCATGACCCGATTTACGTTCGGTAGCATGGAACTAAAATCAGGTATTCCGCTGTTGCCGATGATGATTGGTGTCTTTGCCATTCCTGAAATTCTCGCTGTGTTGGAACGGCTCGCGGTATCGAACAAAACCAATAAGGACCCGGTCGATTTATCTACGGCCGGGGAACGTCTGCATTTCCACGAATTTAAGAGATGCTTCAGGAGCATCTGTCGTTCGACTGCCATTGGAACTGTAATTGGCGCTTTGCCAGGGGCTGGACAATCGGTCGCTGCTTTTGCCGGGTATGCCGCAGCCAAGAAAAAGTCCACCCATCCAGAAACTTTTGGCAAAGGGGAACTGGAAGGTGTTGCAGCAGCTGAAGCTGCGAACAATGCGGTCAACGGGCCAACGTTGGTGCCGCTTTTAACCCTTGGTATACCGGGTGATAAAGTAACGGCAATTTTATTGGGGGCTTTCGTTGCCCATGGTTTAAGACCCGGACCACAATTGTTGTCGGAGCACGGCCCCCTGGTGTTCGCTCTGTTACTTGCGATGATTATCGCCAACGTCATGTTCTTGGTTATTGGCTATGTCTCAATCCCTATCTTTGCCCGCATTGTAACTTTGAAGCGGTTTTACTTGGTTCCCATTATTGTGCTGACGGCGTTTGCGGGATCATACGTGTTCCGGTCAGATCCTGTTGATTTGCAGTTCTTGGTCTACTTCGGTGTCTTCGGGTACTTCGCGCGAAAGCTGGATTTTGATGTCGTGCCTATGGTGATGGCTTTTATTTTGGCACCAATCCTGGAATACACCATTGGTCAGACCGTTAATATGGCCGACGGCAACTTGATTGTTTATCTGTTCACCGAAAGGCTTTCTGCCGGTGTTCTTTATCTTATGCTGTTCGCTACGCTGGGGTATTTTGGATACAAACATTATAAGTCTCAGTCAACCAAACGGCAGGATGCTGTCTTGGTTGGTGAAGATATCTCCTAA
- a CDS encoding isocitrate/isopropylmalate dehydrogenase family protein yields MKFAIGILEGDDIGLEVVPECVKVMKAAAARTGLEIDWQDLPIGAKGHETHGHTMPEFLLNALKDVHGFIQGPIGHAAYPKNDPTWVTPRLRKIHQLFASVKPVKSYSNLPSIHEGIDIVFLREVTEGLQSHTVTVAETGEYRPNDEITIATRIITRTGSRRVIREAFEIARTRERKKVTVVHKDAVFKLACGMFMEEARKLAVEYPDVEFDDIHVDTIAMKLVMEPQIYDVVVTTNQFGDILTDLGAGLVGGLGLAPGLCVGDTQAMAQATHGSAPDIAGQNIANPYAMIISGKMLLDWLGRKHDEPKAIEAANLIDKAVDDVIAEATHLTGDLGGTVGTREMGDAIAGKIVQ; encoded by the coding sequence ATGAAGTTCGCAATTGGGATTTTAGAAGGTGACGACATTGGGTTGGAGGTCGTTCCCGAATGCGTGAAGGTGATGAAGGCTGCTGCTGCGCGGACCGGTCTTGAAATTGACTGGCAAGACTTGCCGATTGGGGCGAAGGGGCACGAAACCCACGGGCACACCATGCCTGAGTTTTTACTCAACGCCCTGAAGGATGTACACGGATTCATTCAGGGGCCCATCGGCCACGCGGCGTACCCAAAGAATGATCCAACTTGGGTTACCCCGAGATTGCGAAAGATTCATCAACTATTCGCCAGTGTAAAACCGGTCAAATCCTATTCAAACCTGCCGTCTATTCATGAAGGTATTGATATCGTATTTTTGCGAGAAGTGACGGAAGGATTGCAGTCACATACCGTAACCGTGGCAGAAACAGGGGAATACCGTCCTAACGATGAAATCACCATTGCGACACGGATCATTACCCGAACTGGTTCACGGCGCGTTATCCGCGAAGCCTTCGAAATCGCCCGGACGCGGGAGCGTAAAAAGGTTACCGTCGTTCATAAAGACGCCGTCTTTAAATTAGCCTGTGGGATGTTTATGGAAGAAGCTAGGAAATTAGCTGTCGAGTATCCCGATGTGGAATTCGATGATATTCACGTTGATACGATTGCCATGAAGTTGGTGATGGAGCCACAGATTTATGACGTCGTTGTCACCACCAATCAGTTTGGCGATATATTGACCGACTTGGGCGCAGGGCTTGTTGGAGGTTTGGGATTAGCTCCTGGCCTTTGTGTTGGTGATACCCAGGCGATGGCGCAGGCGACGCACGGTTCCGCGCCAGACATCGCCGGGCAAAACATTGCCAATCCATATGCTATGATTATCTCAGGGAAAATGCTGCTCGACTGGCTGGGTCGGAAGCATGACGAACCCAAGGCGATTGAGGCTGCGAATTTGATTGATAAAGCAGTCGATGATGTGATTGCGGAGGCCACTCACTTGACGGGGGACCTAGGCGGCACCGTCGGCACACGAGAAATGGGAGATGCGATCGCAGGCAAAATCGTACAATAA
- a CDS encoding tripartite tricarboxylate transporter substrate binding protein, protein MFKLSIKRTASFMGALLLGAATFVGVAQADNYPSKPITIIIPFGAGGSHDMNARVFTSIIPQYLGQAMIVKLMPGASGQKATAYATKAKADGYTLLFTHNFVDQLQPHTENLSYQPLKDLVSVVQLNDSAPLLWVRADKPWKTLKEMLDYGRANPGKLKFSNSGKWGASFTAGAMIFTKAGVQAKFMPYKGGGPSKRAVLAGDADFTFGRPSTVMGQARAGKVRVLAVGGTKPMKILPGVPVLNDMGYGGSGNIMQRILLAQKGIPADRLKTLQDAFGKLQNDKTYKKLMKSLGENRNMVMGPAYDKLRVTQSKKYLKLVKGLTGS, encoded by the coding sequence ATGTTCAAGCTAAGTATTAAACGTACCGCGTCATTTATGGGCGCACTGCTTTTGGGGGCAGCGACTTTTGTTGGCGTTGCTCAGGCAGATAATTATCCGAGCAAGCCAATCACGATTATCATTCCGTTCGGAGCCGGTGGTTCCCACGATATGAATGCCCGTGTGTTCACCAGTATTATCCCGCAGTATCTTGGCCAAGCGATGATCGTGAAGCTGATGCCGGGCGCCAGTGGACAAAAAGCAACGGCGTATGCCACCAAGGCTAAGGCTGATGGCTATACATTGCTGTTTACACACAACTTTGTTGATCAGCTTCAGCCGCATACGGAGAACCTGTCTTATCAGCCGCTTAAAGACTTGGTTAGCGTTGTACAACTCAATGACTCGGCCCCTCTTCTTTGGGTCAGAGCGGACAAGCCGTGGAAGACATTGAAAGAAATGTTGGATTATGGCCGGGCAAACCCAGGCAAGCTGAAGTTTTCAAACTCTGGAAAATGGGGCGCATCCTTCACAGCCGGTGCAATGATCTTCACCAAAGCTGGCGTTCAAGCGAAGTTCATGCCGTATAAAGGTGGCGGACCTTCCAAGCGCGCTGTGCTTGCGGGTGATGCTGATTTCACATTTGGTCGTCCGAGTACGGTCATGGGTCAAGCGAGAGCCGGTAAAGTACGTGTTCTTGCCGTCGGTGGTACCAAGCCGATGAAAATTCTGCCGGGTGTTCCTGTCCTTAACGACATGGGTTATGGCGGAAGCGGAAACATCATGCAGCGTATCCTTTTGGCTCAAAAGGGCATCCCTGCGGATCGCCTCAAAACGCTACAGGACGCTTTTGGCAAGCTTCAAAATGATAAGACCTATAAGAAGCTGATGAAAAGCCTTGGCGAAAACCGTAACATGGTCATGGGCCCTGCGTACGATAAGTTGCGGGTAACGCAGAGCAAGAAGTACCTGAAACTCGTTAAAGGTTTGACGGGTAGCTAA
- a CDS encoding ABC transporter ATP-binding protein: MTQNQKIMVHIDGLHKNFGAEVAVKDVSLSIAEGEFVTLLGPSGCGKTTTLRCVAGLERPNAGEISIEGDVVVSAERDIFLYPEFRNIGMVFQSYAVWPHMTVFENVAYGLRVRKAPADVVKTKTMRALELVGLDTLADRFATKLSGGQRQRVALARAIVYEPKVILFDEPLSNLDAKLREQMRIELVRLQKEVGITSIYVTHDQGEALVMSDRVVVMDKAVIQQIGDPQNIYADPVNTFVAKFIGTTTIMEGTSLGRTGDYCDMEIPLGNGHAPLRIQALGGAGATAGDQLFISLRPEDITLHLEKPSGTSHGNIFEGSVIDTIYLGSFLECRIDVGGHEVGIQIDHFEQLEPGQKIFLSFLPDHGLCLTE; this comes from the coding sequence ATGACACAAAATCAAAAAATCATGGTTCACATTGATGGCCTTCATAAAAATTTTGGGGCCGAAGTCGCCGTCAAAGATGTCTCCCTTTCAATTGCAGAAGGGGAGTTCGTAACGCTGCTGGGCCCGTCCGGTTGCGGCAAGACGACGACGCTTCGGTGCGTTGCCGGACTGGAGCGACCGAACGCTGGAGAAATCAGCATTGAAGGGGATGTTGTTGTCTCCGCAGAGCGCGACATTTTTCTCTATCCTGAATTTCGCAATATTGGCATGGTCTTCCAAAGCTATGCGGTTTGGCCACACATGACGGTGTTTGAAAATGTTGCTTACGGACTTCGGGTTCGAAAAGCCCCCGCCGATGTCGTCAAGACCAAAACGATGCGGGCGCTTGAGCTTGTGGGGCTTGATACTCTTGCCGACCGCTTTGCTACCAAACTTTCCGGCGGGCAACGCCAGCGTGTCGCCCTGGCTCGAGCAATTGTTTATGAGCCCAAGGTGATCTTGTTTGATGAGCCGCTGTCTAACCTGGATGCCAAGCTGCGCGAACAAATGCGGATCGAACTTGTTCGGTTGCAGAAGGAAGTCGGCATCACCTCTATTTATGTGACCCATGATCAAGGCGAAGCCCTTGTGATGAGCGACCGTGTCGTCGTCATGGACAAGGCCGTCATTCAGCAAATAGGCGACCCTCAGAACATTTATGCAGACCCGGTTAATACCTTCGTTGCCAAATTCATCGGCACGACCACTATTATGGAGGGGACCTCGTTGGGTCGCACCGGGGACTACTGTGATATGGAAATCCCACTTGGCAATGGTCATGCTCCGCTTAGAATTCAAGCCCTTGGCGGCGCAGGTGCGACCGCGGGAGACCAATTATTCATAAGCTTGCGGCCAGAAGACATAACGTTGCATCTCGAAAAACCAAGCGGCACCTCTCACGGCAACATTTTCGAAGGCAGCGTCATTGATACGATTTATCTTGGCAGCTTTTTAGAATGCCGGATTGATGTTGGCGGTCACGAGGTCGGAATTCAAATCGATCACTTCGAGCAATTAGAACCGGGGCAGAAGATATTTCTCTCCTTCCTGCCCGATCACGGTCTCTGCCTGACTGAATAA
- a CDS encoding ABC transporter ATP-binding protein produces the protein MANENNSDEYLKVTNLVKWFGDDPAVDNISFSIPEGSFLTLLGPSGCGKTTTLMSIAGLHAIDSGHIQVGDLVYTSPEDSIFLPPEQRDIGMVFQSYAIWPHMTVTQNVAYPLDIRKVHQDEIDSRVADVLELVGLTDMADKMATQLSGGQQQRASLARAIVSKPRLLLFDEPLSNLDLKLREQMRVELKRIQHEVGITSVFVTHDQAEALVMSDEIIVMSKGHIEQRGGPLNIYSQPLNRYVSNFIGVANLLKGRVAKVTEPGRGEVEVEEGGKKVLVPCLLGDGISDGAEAVLSVRPENVHALREDPGDGSLEGEVIQVIFLGNYVDCRVSWGEFEWKVIAHPRDKLREGEKVYLRLDADHTLAVRP, from the coding sequence ATGGCGAATGAGAATAATTCAGACGAATATCTAAAGGTTACGAACCTGGTTAAATGGTTTGGTGATGACCCGGCTGTGGACAATATTTCCTTCAGCATTCCGGAGGGAAGTTTCCTCACGCTGTTGGGACCGTCTGGCTGCGGCAAGACCACGACGCTGATGAGCATCGCCGGTCTGCATGCCATTGACAGCGGCCATATTCAGGTCGGTGACTTGGTCTATACCTCGCCTGAGGACAGTATTTTCCTGCCGCCAGAACAGCGCGACATTGGCATGGTGTTCCAAAGTTACGCCATCTGGCCGCATATGACAGTCACGCAAAACGTCGCTTATCCTTTGGACATTCGGAAAGTTCATCAAGACGAGATTGACAGCCGCGTTGCCGATGTTTTGGAACTGGTCGGGCTGACCGACATGGCTGATAAAATGGCGACCCAACTATCTGGTGGTCAGCAGCAGCGTGCTTCGCTGGCGCGCGCCATTGTGTCGAAGCCACGCCTGCTGCTATTCGATGAGCCGCTTTCTAACCTGGACCTCAAGCTCCGCGAACAAATGCGGGTTGAGCTAAAGCGCATTCAGCACGAAGTCGGCATTACCTCCGTTTTTGTCACCCACGACCAAGCCGAAGCGCTGGTCATGAGCGACGAAATTATCGTCATGAGCAAGGGCCATATCGAGCAACGCGGCGGCCCGCTCAATATTTATTCTCAACCGTTAAACAGGTACGTCAGTAACTTCATCGGTGTCGCGAATTTGCTTAAAGGTCGGGTTGCGAAAGTAACAGAGCCCGGTCGCGGTGAAGTTGAAGTTGAAGAGGGTGGTAAGAAGGTTCTAGTCCCCTGCCTGCTCGGTGATGGAATTTCAGATGGCGCAGAAGCCGTGCTTTCGGTTCGCCCGGAGAACGTACATGCATTGCGCGAAGACCCCGGCGATGGCAGTCTTGAGGGCGAAGTGATCCAAGTAATCTTCCTTGGTAATTACGTCGACTGCCGCGTTAGCTGGGGCGAATTTGAATGGAAAGTTATAGCCCACCCCAGGGACAAATTGCGCGAAGGGGAAAAAGTTTATTTGCGTTTAGATGCTGATCACACACTGGCGGTACGACCATGA
- a CDS encoding iron ABC transporter permease: protein MNTKTATANANGSALSNRLQGLMTQENIITGIISLIVAAAVILPLCVLFVSSFLVLDDMGFDTEWGLENYRLLYTDRIIPKAFVNTLIISSGSTILATFLGVSLAWINARTNCPGRDYLEPYNLIPFFLSPFVGAIAWHSLGEPKTGLLNVWARDWFGVQDHLINVDNIYGVIWVTGIFFAPLVYLFVVGSLRRMDPSLEDSARTTGAGLFRTTMTVTLPLVMPGILSGAIIVFVTSAGEFGVPFKLSAPYGWETLTTQIFSKAVGDDANHYLGAAMSMALGIITVFLIWIQQRYIAPRSFTTVTGKGFRPNVLDLGNWKWVAFGYNIVFIMVAVVLPIFCLFVVSLHPVWEGHIIFSDMSFNNYVKTLFFWREDSIKAATNGIFNSFILAFVGATLAMIMALVISYMIHRTKGFGSKLLDFLCVVPIGFPGIVLAMGVLVTYIKTPIYATLWILLLAYITRFFPYGQRNIAAVMMAISEELDQSSRMAGASWMTTMKRITIPLLKPGIFAGWILLFIIFLRELSISIILYTTGTETLSVGVYYLTNFENEPLTAALSMVQTLVLLFCIYAFRRLAGREALSA, encoded by the coding sequence ATGAATACAAAGACTGCTACCGCAAACGCCAACGGATCAGCCCTTTCGAACCGTCTCCAGGGCTTGATGACTCAAGAAAACATCATTACGGGGATCATCAGCCTTATCGTGGCTGCCGCGGTGATTTTGCCACTGTGTGTCCTTTTCGTGAGTAGCTTTTTAGTGCTCGACGACATGGGTTTTGACACCGAATGGGGGCTGGAAAATTATCGGCTTCTCTACACGGATCGGATCATCCCCAAGGCCTTCGTTAATACGCTTATTATCAGTTCGGGCTCCACCATTCTTGCGACATTCTTAGGTGTCTCGTTGGCCTGGATCAATGCTCGCACCAACTGTCCGGGGCGAGATTACCTGGAACCTTATAATTTAATTCCTTTTTTCCTGAGCCCGTTTGTTGGCGCGATCGCGTGGCACAGTCTCGGCGAGCCCAAGACGGGTCTTCTCAATGTCTGGGCTCGTGACTGGTTCGGCGTTCAGGATCATTTGATCAACGTCGATAATATTTACGGCGTCATCTGGGTGACAGGCATTTTCTTTGCGCCCTTGGTTTACCTCTTTGTTGTCGGATCGCTCCGGCGTATGGATCCTTCGCTGGAGGACAGTGCGCGAACCACGGGTGCAGGGTTATTCCGTACCACGATGACCGTGACTTTGCCCCTAGTGATGCCGGGCATCTTATCAGGCGCCATTATTGTGTTCGTGACCAGCGCCGGTGAATTCGGCGTGCCGTTTAAGCTCAGTGCGCCCTACGGCTGGGAAACTCTGACCACGCAAATCTTCTCAAAGGCCGTCGGCGATGACGCAAACCATTACTTGGGTGCCGCAATGAGCATGGCCTTGGGTATCATCACCGTGTTCTTGATCTGGATTCAACAGCGCTACATTGCACCGCGTTCGTTTACCACGGTCACCGGCAAGGGGTTCAGGCCCAACGTCCTTGATTTGGGCAACTGGAAATGGGTCGCCTTTGGCTACAATATAGTATTTATCATGGTCGCCGTCGTGCTGCCGATCTTTTGTTTATTCGTTGTCAGCCTTCATCCGGTGTGGGAAGGGCATATCATTTTCAGCGATATGAGCTTCAACAATTATGTGAAGACTCTTTTCTTCTGGCGTGAGGATTCCATCAAGGCCGCCACCAACGGAATTTTTAATAGTTTCATCTTGGCCTTTGTTGGCGCCACCCTGGCGATGATAATGGCACTGGTGATCAGCTACATGATCCACCGCACCAAGGGATTTGGCTCTAAGCTGCTCGACTTCCTGTGCGTCGTTCCCATCGGATTTCCGGGCATTGTGCTCGCCATGGGCGTTCTCGTGACTTATATCAAGACGCCAATCTATGCGACATTATGGATTTTATTGTTGGCCTATATCACGCGGTTCTTCCCCTATGGCCAACGCAATATTGCGGCCGTCATGATGGCCATTTCCGAAGAACTTGATCAGAGCTCACGCATGGCTGGCGCGTCCTGGATGACGACGATGAAGCGGATCACAATCCCGCTGTTGAAACCGGGGATTTTTGCCGGATGGATTTTACTGTTCATTATTTTCCTCCGCGAACTTTCAATTTCAATTATTTTGTACACGACAGGAACCGAGACCTTATCTGTCGGTGTCTACTACCTGACCAATTTTGAGAACGAACCACTAACAGCCGCCCTATCGATGGTTCAGACGTTGGTCCTGTTGTTCTGTATTTACGCATTCCGCCGCCTTGCCGGTCGTGAAGCATTATCGGCGTGA
- a CDS encoding ABC transporter substrate-binding protein yields MKNTGSRTLIVGAASAVALLAAASSGHAASLTSQEKALIAGAKKEGAVTIINPLFSDRTSQRMAKAFKARYGLGDGFKFNNLRKGTGATVSQVRQEFKAGKYTVDVVLVSAPGFFAAAAERGAFAKLDSGNWKDSTKLVKSAGQYSNYPYVVTPLAYTFQPVWNTACPGMKDFNVTSYADVAKMSLKGQTISSDITKSFTYTNTAIALGEAGAVDFNKFWPKLKKTDPVIEFRTEPKMQMLISCQRGFDMWNLSGRVYQNVKKKASLAKTLKIGYYKEGQVMLGNQTAVFKGAKHPNAGKLLVEFLLTKEGADVFVEGEAIYSFREGYTPPAAAKPYLLDLSKHKLLGMKDWVGAQRMFKKTRNLWLDNFR; encoded by the coding sequence ATGAAAAATACAGGATCTCGTACATTAATTGTTGGTGCCGCCTCTGCGGTGGCACTGCTCGCTGCCGCGTCTTCTGGACATGCAGCATCACTTACATCTCAAGAAAAGGCGTTGATTGCCGGTGCCAAGAAAGAAGGCGCCGTTACCATCATCAACCCACTTTTCAGTGATCGTACCAGCCAACGCATGGCCAAAGCCTTTAAAGCGCGTTATGGCTTGGGCGACGGTTTCAAGTTTAATAACCTACGTAAGGGCACGGGCGCGACAGTGTCTCAGGTTCGCCAAGAATTTAAAGCTGGCAAATACACCGTTGATGTTGTGTTGGTCAGTGCACCAGGCTTTTTCGCAGCTGCTGCCGAGCGGGGCGCATTTGCCAAGCTCGATAGTGGTAACTGGAAAGACAGCACCAAGCTCGTCAAGTCTGCAGGGCAGTATTCTAACTACCCCTATGTCGTGACACCGCTGGCTTATACCTTCCAGCCAGTTTGGAATACAGCATGCCCCGGCATGAAAGACTTCAATGTCACGTCTTATGCCGACGTTGCCAAGATGTCGCTTAAAGGCCAAACGATTTCGTCCGATATCACCAAGAGCTTCACATACACCAACACAGCTATCGCGTTGGGCGAAGCCGGTGCGGTTGATTTCAATAAGTTCTGGCCAAAACTGAAGAAGACCGACCCCGTCATCGAATTCCGCACAGAGCCGAAAATGCAAATGCTGATTTCGTGCCAACGTGGATTTGATATGTGGAACCTATCTGGCCGGGTTTATCAGAACGTGAAGAAAAAAGCGTCGCTCGCGAAGACCTTGAAGATTGGCTACTACAAAGAAGGTCAAGTCATGCTTGGTAATCAAACAGCCGTCTTTAAGGGTGCCAAGCACCCCAACGCGGGTAAATTGCTGGTTGAATTTCTACTCACCAAAGAAGGCGCAGATGTCTTCGTCGAAGGTGAAGCGATCTATAGCTTCCGTGAGGGGTACACCCCGCCGGCGGCAGCCAAACCTTATCTTCTTGATCTCAGCAAGCATAAGCTGCTGGGTATGAAAGACTGGGTCGGCGCGCAGAGGATGTTTAAGAAGACACGCAACCTCTGGCTGGATAATTTCCGGTAG